Proteins encoded by one window of Bacillus sp. DTU_2020_1000418_1_SI_GHA_SEK_038:
- the lpdA gene encoding dihydrolipoyl dehydrogenase encodes MAEEYDLVILGGGTGGYVAAIRASQLGLKTALVEKGKLGGTCLHKGCIPSKALLRSAEVYATTKRSEEFGISASNVEVNFSKVQERKNKIVDQLHKGVQHLMKQGKIDIYEGTGRILGPSIFSPMPGTISVEMNNGDDNAMLIPKNVIVATGSRPRTLPGLEIGGNVMTSDEALMMEEVPNSIIIVGGGVIGIEWASMLSDFGANVTVVEYADRIIPTEDKEVSREMQRLMKKKGVKIVTGAKVLPETLKQAEGNVAISAEVKGEQREYSAEKLLVSVGRQANIEGIGLENTDIQVEKGFIATNEFFQTKESHIYAIGDVIGGLQLAHVASHEGIVAVEHMANQNPSPINYSLVSKCIYSSPEAASVGYTEDEAKEMGYKVKTGKFSFRAIGKALVFGEADGFVKIVADEDTNDILGVHMIGPHVTDMISEAGLARVLDATPWEVAHTIHPHPTLSEAIGEAALAVDGKAIHG; translated from the coding sequence GTGGCAGAAGAATACGATTTAGTCATTTTAGGCGGAGGAACTGGCGGATACGTTGCAGCGATCCGCGCTTCCCAATTAGGTTTAAAAACAGCTTTAGTTGAAAAAGGAAAGCTTGGCGGAACATGCTTGCATAAAGGATGTATCCCAAGTAAAGCACTCCTTAGAAGTGCAGAAGTGTACGCAACAACTAAACGTAGTGAAGAATTTGGTATTTCTGCAAGTAATGTTGAAGTCAATTTCAGCAAAGTGCAAGAAAGAAAAAACAAAATTGTTGACCAGCTTCATAAAGGTGTTCAGCATTTAATGAAGCAAGGTAAAATTGACATTTACGAAGGAACTGGCCGTATTTTAGGTCCATCGATTTTTTCTCCTATGCCGGGAACCATTTCAGTTGAAATGAATAATGGAGACGATAACGCCATGCTTATTCCTAAAAATGTAATTGTAGCAACAGGTTCCCGTCCAAGAACATTACCTGGTCTTGAAATTGGCGGAAATGTAATGACATCAGATGAAGCGCTTATGATGGAGGAGGTTCCTAACTCGATCATTATTGTCGGCGGTGGAGTAATTGGAATAGAATGGGCCTCCATGCTCTCTGATTTCGGGGCAAACGTTACGGTTGTTGAATATGCGGACCGAATTATCCCTACAGAAGATAAAGAGGTTTCAAGGGAAATGCAGCGATTAATGAAGAAAAAAGGTGTAAAAATTGTAACAGGAGCAAAAGTGCTCCCTGAAACCCTAAAACAGGCAGAAGGCAATGTTGCCATTTCAGCTGAAGTAAAAGGTGAGCAGAGGGAGTATAGTGCTGAAAAGCTACTTGTTTCCGTTGGCCGCCAAGCAAATATCGAAGGAATTGGGCTTGAAAATACAGATATTCAAGTTGAGAAGGGCTTTATAGCAACTAATGAATTTTTCCAAACAAAAGAGTCACATATCTATGCGATTGGAGATGTGATTGGCGGACTTCAGCTTGCACATGTTGCTTCTCATGAAGGTATTGTGGCAGTGGAGCATATGGCAAACCAAAATCCTTCACCGATCAATTACAGCCTTGTTTCTAAATGCATATACAGCTCGCCGGAAGCAGCAAGTGTCGGCTATACGGAAGATGAAGCGAAAGAAATGGGTTATAAGGTTAAAACAGGAAAATTCTCCTTCCGGGCAATTGGGAAAGCCTTGGTTTTTGGTGAAGCGGATGGGTTCGTAAAAATTGTTGCAGACGAGGATACAAATGATATTTTAGGTGTTCATATGATCGGACCGCATGTAACTGATATGATTTCTGAAGCAGGTCTAGCTCGGGTGCTGGATGCTACCCCATGGGAAGTAGCACATACGATCCATCCTCATCCGACTTTATCAGAAGCAATTGGCGAGGCTGCTCTCGCAGTCGATGGGAAGGCAATCCACGGGTAA
- the yqiS gene encoding phosphate butyryltransferase — protein MDLDSLIVRATQYQMKTVAVAAAEDHEVIEAVSEAVKRNLANFLLYGDKEKILQIVNKHENLASSGNIQIIHTLSKGLAAENAVKAVKLNEADVLMKGNIPTATILKAVLNKDYGLRTGSVLSHVAVFEVPSYDKFIMITDAAMNIAPDLEQKAQILRNAIGIAKSIGIDKPLVAPIAAVEVINPAMQATLDAAALTLMNKRGQLTDCIVDGPLALDNAISMTAAEHKGITSDVAGRADILLVPTIEVGNALYKSLIYFAKAKVGAVIAGAKAPIVLTSRADTAESKLYSLALALCSAK, from the coding sequence ATGGATTTGGATTCGCTTATAGTGAGAGCAACCCAATATCAAATGAAAACAGTAGCCGTTGCTGCAGCAGAGGATCATGAGGTGATTGAGGCCGTTTCTGAAGCAGTTAAACGAAACTTAGCAAATTTTTTATTGTACGGGGATAAGGAGAAAATTTTACAAATCGTAAATAAACACGAAAATCTTGCCTCTAGTGGAAATATCCAAATCATTCATACGTTATCAAAAGGATTAGCAGCTGAGAATGCTGTAAAGGCTGTAAAGTTAAATGAAGCGGATGTTTTGATGAAGGGAAATATTCCTACTGCAACTATTTTAAAGGCCGTATTGAATAAAGACTATGGTTTAAGGACTGGAAGCGTCTTATCTCATGTTGCTGTATTTGAAGTTCCGAGCTATGACAAATTTATAATGATTACAGATGCTGCTATGAATATTGCCCCCGATTTAGAGCAGAAGGCACAGATTCTTAGAAACGCGATTGGAATAGCGAAGAGCATTGGGATTGACAAACCGCTTGTTGCCCCAATTGCAGCAGTTGAAGTGATAAATCCAGCTATGCAAGCTACTCTTGATGCAGCAGCCCTAACCTTGATGAACAAGCGCGGGCAGCTGACAGATTGTATAGTTGATGGACCGTTAGCTTTAGATAATGCCATTTCTATGACTGCTGCCGAACATAAAGGGATAACAAGTGATGTAGCAGGAAGAGCAGATATATTATTAGTTCCAACGATTGAGGTTGGGAATGCACTTTATAAATCATTGATTTATTTTGCCAAGGCAAAGGTTGGGGCAGTCATAGCAGGTGCAAAGGCACCTATTGTTTTAACATCCAGGGCTGACACAGCCGAGAGTAAGCTTTATTCCCTAGCATTGGCTTTATGCTCAGCAAAATAG
- a CDS encoding DUF2627 domain-containing protein encodes MVRLIALLIMLIPGLLAAYGIKLMRDMVFGILQNPFPYLWLQFLAGLLFFLIGLGFIAGFILHRDRKKNKVQPRFQRK; translated from the coding sequence ATGGTTAGATTAATCGCTTTATTAATTATGCTTATACCAGGCCTCTTGGCTGCCTATGGAATAAAATTAATGAGAGATATGGTTTTTGGAATTTTGCAAAATCCTTTTCCTTATTTATGGCTTCAATTTCTAGCTGGTCTGCTATTCTTTTTGATCGGACTTGGCTTTATTGCTGGATTTATTCTTCACCGCGATCGAAAGAAGAATAAGGTTCAGCCGCGTTTCCAAAGGAAATAA
- the bcd gene encoding branched-chain amino acid dehydrogenase, which yields MEIFKYLEKYDYEQVVFCQDKTSGLKAIIAIHDTTLGPALGGTRMWTYASEEAAIEDALRLAKGMTYKNAAAGLNLGGGKTVIIGDPKKDKNEEMFRAFGRYIQGLNGRYITAEDVGTTVADMDLIHEETDYVTGISPAFGSSGNPSPVTAYGVYVGMKAAAKEAFGSDSLEGKVIAVQGVGNVAYTLCKHLHEEGAQLIVTDINKEAVQRAVNDFGAKAVDPNEIYGVECDIYAPCALGATVNDETIPQLKAKVIAGSANNQLKEERHGDILHEMGIVYAPDYVINAGGVINVADELYGYNAERALKKVEGLYQSIEKVIEISKRDNIPTYKAADRMVEERIERMRNSRSQFLQNGHHILSRRK from the coding sequence ATGGAAATTTTCAAATATCTAGAAAAATATGACTATGAGCAAGTAGTATTCTGCCAGGACAAAACATCGGGCTTAAAGGCGATTATCGCGATCCATGATACAACATTAGGGCCAGCGTTAGGCGGAACTCGTATGTGGACATACGCATCAGAAGAAGCCGCAATTGAAGATGCATTACGTCTTGCAAAAGGAATGACTTATAAAAATGCAGCAGCTGGACTTAACCTTGGCGGAGGAAAAACTGTCATTATCGGTGACCCTAAAAAGGATAAAAACGAAGAAATGTTCCGTGCCTTTGGCCGTTATATTCAAGGATTAAATGGGCGCTATATTACTGCCGAAGATGTCGGTACGACTGTAGCTGATATGGACCTAATCCATGAAGAGACTGATTATGTAACTGGAATTTCACCTGCATTTGGTTCATCAGGCAATCCATCACCTGTAACAGCTTATGGGGTTTACGTTGGAATGAAGGCTGCGGCGAAAGAAGCGTTCGGATCAGATTCTTTAGAAGGAAAAGTTATTGCAGTACAAGGTGTTGGGAATGTTGCTTACACCTTGTGCAAGCATCTGCATGAAGAAGGAGCTCAATTAATCGTAACAGACATTAATAAAGAGGCTGTTCAGCGTGCAGTAAATGACTTTGGTGCAAAAGCAGTTGATCCAAATGAAATTTATGGAGTTGAATGTGATATTTATGCGCCTTGTGCTCTTGGTGCAACAGTGAATGATGAAACGATCCCGCAATTAAAAGCAAAAGTTATTGCAGGCTCTGCAAATAATCAATTAAAAGAAGAGCGTCATGGAGATATTCTTCATGAAATGGGAATTGTTTACGCTCCAGACTATGTTATAAATGCCGGTGGAGTAATTAACGTTGCAGATGAATTATACGGTTACAATGCAGAGCGGGCATTGAAGAAGGTTGAAGGACTTTACCAAAGCATTGAAAAAGTCATTGAAATTTCAAAACGTGATAATATTCCAACTTATAAAGCAGCTGACCGCATGGTAGAAGAGAGAATTGAAAGAATGCGCAATTCTAGAAGTCAATTCCTGCAAAATGGCCATCATATATTAAGCCGTCGTAAATAA
- a CDS encoding sigma-54-dependent Fis family transcriptional regulator, giving the protein MQTVMIVGAGKGGSAILKILKETAMLKVIAVVDHNINAPGLLIANEEGIPTGTDWRKFIMQDIDIIVEVTGNKDVFIELRETKRKDSVLIPGSVAALIANLIEEKEELITNIQNEKYKHDLIFNSTGDGMIVINKHCEIILFNKSAERMTGTNRNEAIGRHILDVISNSELPRVLETRRTYSNQELVLNNGVKIITTRIPMVGENNELIGAFAVFKDITEVMNLAEEITNLKEIQTMLQAIIHSSDEAISVVDENGRGILINPAYSRITGLREDEVIGKPANADISEGESVHMKVLQTRRAVRGVAMRVGPNKKEVIVNVAPVIVDGKLKGSVGVIHDVSEIKILNRELNQARQIIRNLEAKYSFDDIIGNSEEMTIAIEQARLGAKTPATVLLRGESGTGKELFAHAIHNGSDRKYNKFIRVNCAALSETLLESELFGYEEGAFSGAKRGGKRGLFEEANNGSIFLDEIGELSANTQAKLLRVLQEREITRVGGTKPIQINVRVIAATNVNLEKGIANGTFREDLYYRLNRMPIHIPPLRKRKQDIPLLCNRLIQKINQEYGRNVEQISQSALNKLMLYDWPGNVRELDNILGRAIIFMNYNENVLDEAHVPELIKINDKTQNENESKEAVPNQTLNQMLEQYEKELILQTLKRSAGNKTITAKSLGLSVRNLYYKLEKYGIANNSMQ; this is encoded by the coding sequence ATGCAAACCGTAATGATTGTAGGTGCGGGAAAAGGCGGATCAGCAATCTTAAAAATCTTGAAAGAAACAGCGATGTTAAAAGTAATAGCTGTTGTTGACCACAATATAAACGCGCCTGGCCTTTTAATTGCAAACGAAGAAGGAATTCCCACTGGCACTGACTGGCGGAAATTTATTATGCAGGATATTGATATAATCGTTGAAGTGACAGGCAATAAAGATGTGTTTATTGAGCTAAGAGAAACGAAAAGAAAAGATTCAGTTCTCATACCTGGCAGTGTTGCTGCTCTAATTGCAAATCTAATTGAGGAAAAAGAAGAATTAATAACTAATATACAGAACGAAAAATATAAGCATGATCTCATTTTCAACTCTACTGGAGATGGCATGATCGTGATTAATAAACACTGTGAAATCATTTTATTTAACAAAAGTGCTGAAAGAATGACGGGCACTAATAGAAATGAAGCCATCGGAAGACATATCCTTGATGTTATTTCTAACAGTGAATTACCAAGAGTATTAGAAACTAGACGTACATATTCTAATCAAGAGTTGGTCCTAAATAATGGTGTGAAGATTATTACAACAAGAATTCCGATGGTTGGGGAGAATAACGAGCTAATCGGCGCCTTTGCGGTGTTCAAGGATATTACCGAAGTGATGAACCTTGCAGAGGAAATTACAAACTTAAAAGAAATCCAAACAATGCTTCAAGCCATCATTCATTCAAGTGATGAAGCCATTTCAGTAGTCGATGAAAACGGCCGAGGCATATTAATAAATCCTGCCTATTCAAGAATCACTGGTCTCAGAGAGGATGAGGTTATCGGTAAACCGGCAAACGCAGATATTTCTGAGGGCGAAAGTGTACATATGAAGGTGCTGCAAACACGAAGAGCAGTTAGAGGCGTTGCGATGCGAGTTGGACCAAATAAAAAAGAGGTAATCGTTAATGTAGCACCTGTCATAGTAGATGGAAAATTAAAAGGCAGTGTTGGTGTCATTCATGACGTTTCTGAAATCAAAATATTAAATAGAGAGTTAAATCAAGCACGGCAAATCATTCGAAATCTGGAAGCGAAGTATTCCTTCGATGATATTATCGGCAATTCCGAAGAGATGACCATTGCGATTGAGCAAGCTCGTCTTGGGGCAAAAACTCCTGCAACTGTATTATTAAGAGGGGAATCAGGTACAGGGAAAGAATTATTTGCCCACGCTATACATAATGGCAGTGACCGTAAATACAATAAATTCATTCGTGTTAATTGTGCTGCTCTTTCTGAGACTTTATTAGAGAGTGAACTTTTCGGATATGAAGAAGGTGCATTTTCAGGAGCGAAAAGGGGAGGAAAAAGGGGGCTATTTGAAGAGGCTAATAATGGCAGTATTTTCTTAGATGAAATCGGTGAGTTATCAGCCAATACACAGGCAAAACTACTAAGGGTTTTACAGGAAAGAGAGATTACTCGAGTAGGTGGAACAAAGCCAATTCAGATCAATGTCAGGGTAATTGCAGCGACAAATGTAAATTTAGAAAAAGGAATTGCAAATGGAACATTTAGGGAAGACTTATACTACCGTTTGAATCGGATGCCCATTCATATTCCACCGTTAAGAAAAAGAAAGCAAGATATTCCGTTGCTATGTAATCGTCTGATCCAGAAAATCAATCAGGAATACGGACGGAATGTAGAGCAAATATCCCAATCTGCATTGAATAAATTAATGTTGTATGATTGGCCTGGAAATGTCAGAGAGCTAGATAATATTCTCGGAAGAGCCATTATTTTTATGAATTATAATGAAAATGTTTTGGACGAGGCCCATGTCCCGGAATTGATAAAAATAAACGATAAAACCCAAAACGAAAATGAAAGTAAGGAAGCAGTCCCAAACCAAACATTAAACCAGATGCTTGAGCAGTATGAGAAAGAGCTAATATTGCAAACCTTAAAAAGATCTGCCGGAAACAAAACAATCACCGCAAAATCCCTCGGTTTATCAGTAAGAAATTTGTACTATAAACTTGAGAAGTACGGAATTGCAAATAATAGCATGCAATAA
- a CDS encoding thiamine pyrophosphate-dependent dehydrogenase E1 component subunit alpha, protein MVENRHKELGLSDETVLNMYETMLLSRRIDERMWLLNRAGKIPFVISCQGQEAAQVGAAFALDKEKDYVLPYYRDMGVVLTFGMTPTDLMLSAFAKAEDPNSGGRQMPGHFGQKKNRIVTGSSPVTTQVPHAVGVALAGRMEGKDLVTFVTFGEGSSNQGDFHEGANFAGVHKLPVIFMCENNKYAISVPIEKQLACENVSDRAIGYGMPGITVDGNDPLAVYQAVKDAADRGRRGEGPTLVETVSYRLTPHSSDDDDRSYRSADEVAEAKTKDPIITFGAYLKELGILNEGNEKEINDRVMSLVNEATDYAENAPYAEPDHALKYVYAE, encoded by the coding sequence ATGGTAGAAAACCGTCATAAAGAGTTAGGTTTGAGTGATGAAACGGTATTAAATATGTATGAAACCATGCTTTTATCCCGTCGTATTGATGAGCGGATGTGGTTATTAAACCGTGCTGGTAAAATTCCCTTTGTGATTTCGTGCCAAGGTCAGGAAGCGGCACAGGTTGGTGCAGCTTTTGCACTTGACAAGGAAAAGGATTATGTTCTTCCATATTACAGGGATATGGGTGTTGTTTTAACATTCGGGATGACGCCGACAGATTTAATGCTTTCTGCTTTTGCAAAAGCAGAAGACCCAAACTCAGGCGGGCGACAAATGCCTGGACACTTTGGCCAAAAGAAAAATCGGATTGTAACAGGTTCTTCACCTGTTACCACTCAAGTTCCTCATGCTGTAGGTGTTGCATTGGCAGGAAGAATGGAAGGGAAGGACCTAGTTACATTCGTTACATTCGGTGAAGGCTCTTCGAACCAGGGAGACTTCCATGAAGGTGCAAACTTTGCAGGGGTTCATAAGCTCCCAGTTATTTTCATGTGTGAAAACAATAAATATGCGATATCTGTTCCTATTGAAAAGCAATTAGCATGTGAAAATGTATCTGATCGTGCGATTGGATATGGTATGCCAGGGATTACGGTTGATGGAAATGATCCGCTCGCCGTTTATCAAGCAGTTAAGGACGCAGCTGACAGAGGCAGAAGAGGGGAAGGGCCAACTCTTGTCGAGACAGTTTCTTATCGTTTAACACCACACTCATCAGACGATGATGATCGCAGCTATCGTTCAGCAGATGAAGTTGCAGAGGCAAAAACAAAGGATCCTATTATTACCTTTGGAGCCTATCTGAAAGAATTAGGAATTTTGAATGAAGGCAATGAGAAAGAAATAAATGATCGTGTTATGAGTCTAGTAAATGAGGCAACTGATTATGCAGAAAATGCACCATATGCAGAGCCGGACCATGCACTGAAATATGTTTATGCTGAATAG
- a CDS encoding alpha-ketoacid dehydrogenase subunit beta, translated as MAVISYIDAVTMAIREEMERDPKVFVLGEDVGRKGGVFKATQGLYDQFGEDRVIDTPLAESAIAGVGIGAAMYGMRPIAEMQFADFIMPAVNQIISEAARIRYRSNNDWSCPIVIRAPYGGGVHGALYHSQSVEAIFANQPGLKIVMPSTPYDVKGLLKAAIRDEDPVLFFEHKRAYRLIKGEVPDDDYVLPIGKADVKREGEDITVITYGLCVHFALQAAERLAKDGISAHILDLRTVYPLDKEAIIEAASKTGKVLLLTEDNKEGSIMSEVSAIIAENCLFELDAPIKRLAGPDVPAMPYAPTMEKFFMVNPDKVEKAMRELAEY; from the coding sequence ATGGCTGTAATTTCTTATATTGATGCTGTTACAATGGCAATCCGTGAAGAAATGGAGAGAGATCCGAAAGTTTTTGTTTTAGGGGAAGACGTTGGTAGAAAAGGCGGCGTATTTAAAGCAACCCAAGGCCTTTATGATCAATTTGGAGAGGATCGAGTAATTGATACACCACTTGCCGAGTCTGCTATTGCAGGAGTTGGAATTGGTGCGGCCATGTACGGGATGCGCCCAATAGCTGAGATGCAATTCGCTGATTTTATTATGCCCGCAGTCAACCAAATTATTTCGGAGGCAGCAAGAATCCGTTACCGTTCCAATAATGATTGGAGCTGTCCAATTGTTATTAGAGCTCCTTATGGTGGAGGTGTTCATGGTGCTTTATACCATTCACAATCTGTTGAAGCCATTTTTGCCAACCAGCCAGGTCTAAAAATAGTCATGCCTTCTACACCATATGATGTAAAGGGATTATTAAAAGCAGCAATTCGTGATGAAGACCCTGTTCTATTCTTTGAGCATAAACGTGCATACCGTTTAATTAAAGGGGAAGTTCCAGATGATGATTATGTGCTGCCGATTGGGAAAGCTGACGTAAAGCGGGAAGGCGAAGATATCACAGTTATTACCTATGGTTTATGTGTTCATTTCGCTCTTCAAGCAGCCGAAAGATTAGCAAAAGATGGCATCTCTGCTCACATACTTGATTTAAGAACCGTATATCCGCTCGATAAAGAGGCGATTATTGAGGCGGCTTCAAAAACAGGTAAAGTTTTATTATTAACAGAAGATAACAAAGAAGGAAGCATCATGAGTGAAGTTTCAGCAATTATCGCTGAAAATTGCCTCTTTGAGCTTGATGCACCAATTAAGCGTCTTGCTGGCCCTGATGTTCCTGCTATGCCATATGCTCCAACAATGGAAAAATTCTTTATGGTCAACCCAGATAAAGTTGAAAAAGCGATGAGAGAACTTGCTGAATATTAA
- a CDS encoding dihydrolipoamide acetyltransferase family protein, whose protein sequence is MAIEQIKMPQLGESVTEGTISKWLVSVGDKVNKYDPLAEVMTDKVNAEVPSSFTGTIKELIAEEGVAYAVGEVILTIETEGGGTADEAPAAPQAEASAPAEKTRITSAAAAVPAPVIEDGNKARYSPAVLKLSQEHGIDLSLVTGTGAGGRITRKDLTKIIESGNIPQASQAVPAQAAAPQAMEAAATPVKQAAPAPNVPVLPGDIEIPVSGVRKAIAANMLRSKHEAPHAWTMIEVDVTNLVEYRNSIKNEFKKKEGFNLTFFAFFVKAVAQALKEYPQINSMWAGDKIIQKKDINLSIAVATEDALFVPVIKHADEKTIKGIAREINELAAKVRAGKLTSAEMSGGTFTVNNTGSFGSIQSNGIINYPQAAILQVESIVKRPVVMNNGMIAVRDMVNLCMSLDHRVLDGLVCGRFLQRVKEILENTSKENTSVY, encoded by the coding sequence TTGGCAATTGAACAGATTAAGATGCCTCAATTAGGTGAAAGTGTTACTGAAGGCACAATTAGTAAATGGTTAGTTTCTGTTGGGGATAAAGTAAATAAATATGATCCGCTAGCAGAAGTAATGACTGATAAAGTGAATGCAGAGGTTCCATCTTCTTTTACCGGAACAATTAAAGAATTAATTGCAGAAGAAGGTGTTGCATATGCAGTAGGCGAAGTGATTCTGACGATTGAAACGGAAGGCGGAGGCACAGCTGATGAGGCTCCAGCTGCTCCACAAGCAGAAGCTTCAGCACCTGCTGAAAAGACTCGCATTACTTCTGCTGCAGCGGCTGTACCTGCACCTGTGATTGAAGATGGAAATAAAGCTCGCTACTCACCTGCTGTATTGAAGCTGTCTCAGGAACATGGCATTGATTTAAGTCTTGTAACAGGTACAGGTGCTGGCGGTCGAATCACTAGGAAAGACTTAACGAAGATTATTGAGTCAGGAAATATTCCACAAGCTAGTCAAGCTGTACCAGCACAAGCTGCTGCACCACAAGCTATGGAAGCAGCGGCAACGCCAGTAAAACAAGCTGCTCCGGCTCCAAATGTACCAGTTCTGCCAGGGGATATAGAAATTCCTGTTTCCGGTGTACGCAAGGCAATAGCAGCTAATATGCTTCGCAGCAAGCACGAAGCTCCACATGCGTGGACAATGATTGAAGTTGATGTAACAAATTTAGTCGAATATCGTAATTCAATTAAGAATGAATTTAAGAAAAAAGAAGGCTTTAACCTAACATTCTTTGCTTTCTTTGTAAAAGCTGTTGCACAGGCACTGAAAGAATATCCACAAATTAACTCCATGTGGGCTGGCGACAAAATTATTCAAAAGAAGGATATAAATCTTTCTATCGCTGTTGCAACTGAAGATGCATTGTTTGTACCAGTTATTAAACATGCTGATGAAAAGACAATCAAAGGCATCGCGCGTGAAATTAACGAGCTGGCAGCAAAAGTAAGGGCCGGAAAACTGACTTCAGCAGAAATGTCTGGAGGAACGTTTACTGTAAATAATACGGGTTCATTTGGTTCAATTCAGTCTAATGGAATTATTAATTATCCCCAGGCAGCAATTCTTCAGGTTGAATCGATTGTTAAACGCCCAGTCGTAATGAACAATGGAATGATTGCTGTACGCGATATGGTTAACCTGTGCATGTCTCTTGATCACCGTGTATTAGATGGTCTTGTTTGCGGACGCTTCTTGCAGCGTGTGAAGGAAATTCTTGAAAATACATCAAAAGAAAATACATCCGTATATTAA
- the buk gene encoding butyrate kinase yields MQEHEHRILVINPGSTSTKIGVFDNEISILEKTIRHNTDEINAFENIIDQYEFRKNVILETLDKEGFNISKLSAVCGRGGLLRPIEGGTYSVNEAMLKDLREGYAGQHASNLGGIIAYEIASALNIQSFIVDPVVVDELAPIARISGFSLIERKSIFHALNQKAVARRAAKEIGKKYEELNLIITHMGGGITVGAHQKGKVIDVNNGLHGEGPFSPERAGTVPVGDLVSLCYSGSYYREEIMKKIVGHGGLVGYLGTNDAVKVEQMIKKGDENAKLIYSAMAYQVAKEIGAASTVLSGKVDAIVITGGLAYGKDFVKEISDRINWIADVIVHPGENELQALAEGALRVLRGEEADKEYPGAKSKTAFH; encoded by the coding sequence GTGCAAGAACATGAACATCGAATTCTCGTTATCAATCCTGGATCTACCTCTACGAAAATTGGAGTTTTCGATAATGAAATATCTATCTTAGAAAAAACAATACGCCATAATACAGATGAAATTAATGCGTTCGAAAATATTATTGACCAGTACGAATTCCGTAAAAATGTAATTCTCGAGACATTGGATAAAGAAGGATTTAATATTTCTAAGCTAAGTGCAGTTTGTGGAAGAGGAGGCTTACTAAGACCGATTGAAGGGGGAACCTATTCCGTCAATGAGGCTATGCTAAAGGATTTGAGAGAAGGCTATGCAGGTCAGCATGCTTCTAATCTCGGAGGTATAATCGCTTATGAAATTGCTTCGGCATTAAATATTCAATCCTTCATCGTTGATCCAGTTGTTGTTGACGAATTAGCTCCAATTGCACGTATTTCCGGTTTTTCTTTAATTGAAAGAAAGAGTATATTTCATGCATTGAATCAAAAAGCAGTTGCCAGAAGAGCAGCGAAAGAAATCGGAAAAAAATATGAAGAATTAAATTTAATCATTACACATATGGGCGGAGGAATTACAGTTGGCGCCCATCAAAAAGGAAAAGTAATCGATGTCAACAATGGTTTACATGGAGAAGGGCCATTTAGTCCTGAACGTGCTGGAACTGTTCCAGTCGGAGATTTAGTTTCTCTTTGCTACTCCGGTTCTTATTATCGTGAAGAAATCATGAAAAAAATAGTGGGACATGGTGGACTTGTAGGCTATTTAGGAACAAATGACGCAGTTAAGGTTGAACAAATGATTAAAAAAGGCGATGAGAATGCAAAGCTTATATATTCGGCAATGGCGTATCAAGTAGCGAAAGAAATTGGTGCAGCCAGCACGGTGTTAAGTGGAAAAGTCGATGCGATTGTTATCACCGGGGGTCTTGCTTACGGAAAAGATTTTGTGAAAGAAATAAGTGATCGCATTAATTGGATTGCAGATGTTATTGTCCATCCTGGAGAAAACGAACTGCAGGCATTAGCTGAAGGTGCTCTTCGTGTACTTCGCGGGGAGGAAGCTGACAAGGAATATCCTGGAGCCAAATCGAAAACTGCCTTTCATTAG